The Fortiea contorta PCC 7126 genome has a segment encoding these proteins:
- a CDS encoding PQQ-dependent sugar dehydrogenase, which yields MNISRHFLMWGLLFTTAACSQTSASWNNPASSPQVAQNSTQQKNIIRTEPLSPTPIRINLKNLPAPFATESASKSPDVVSIPANPVLRVPPGFTVNVFAEGLDAPRWLALTPSGDVLVTETRQNRIRLLRDSNGDGVADVRQIFASEVNGLNIPFGMAFSSNAFFLGNTDAVLQFPYTKGQQQLSGTGKKIANLPGGGYNQHWTRNVVVSPDGNKLYVSVGSQSNVSEEPLPRASVQQMNLDGSQVQTFAAGLRNPVGLDFHPVTKELYTTVNERDGIGDDLVPDYLTRIRQGEFYGWPYAYLTPSNLDPRQKTNNRSKRPDLVARTRTPDVLFQAHSAALGLQFYDGNTFPAKYRHGAFVAFRGSWNRDRGTGYKVVFVPFDAQGRSPNYYEDFLTGFLLNPSVPTTWGRPVGLLVLPDGSLLVTEEANNRIYRIQYTGK from the coding sequence ATGAACATCTCTAGGCATTTTCTGATGTGGGGCTTGTTATTTACCACAGCAGCTTGTAGTCAGACTAGCGCTTCCTGGAATAATCCTGCATCATCACCCCAAGTAGCGCAGAATTCTACACAGCAAAAAAACATTATCCGTACTGAACCACTTTCACCTACACCAATCCGCATCAATTTAAAAAATTTACCCGCACCTTTTGCGACAGAAAGTGCTTCTAAATCGCCAGATGTGGTGTCAATTCCTGCTAACCCGGTGTTGCGAGTACCGCCAGGGTTTACAGTCAATGTGTTTGCTGAAGGTTTAGATGCGCCACGCTGGTTAGCTTTAACCCCTAGCGGTGACGTGTTGGTGACAGAAACTAGACAAAACCGGATTCGTTTGTTGCGTGACAGTAACGGGGATGGGGTGGCTGATGTGCGTCAGATTTTCGCAAGTGAAGTTAATGGGCTGAATATTCCCTTTGGGATGGCTTTTTCCAGTAATGCCTTTTTTCTAGGTAACACTGACGCGGTTTTACAATTTCCTTACACTAAAGGTCAACAGCAACTCAGTGGTACTGGTAAAAAAATTGCCAATCTACCTGGTGGTGGCTATAACCAACACTGGACGCGGAACGTAGTTGTATCACCCGATGGTAACAAACTATATGTTTCTGTTGGTTCCCAAAGCAACGTCAGCGAAGAACCGCTACCACGGGCTTCTGTACAGCAGATGAATTTGGATGGCTCCCAGGTGCAAACTTTCGCTGCTGGCTTGCGTAACCCAGTCGGGTTAGATTTTCACCCCGTCACAAAAGAACTTTATACTACCGTTAACGAGAGGGATGGTATCGGTGATGACTTAGTACCAGACTACCTTACACGCATTCGCCAAGGGGAATTTTACGGTTGGCCTTATGCTTATTTAACACCAAGCAACCTCGACCCACGCCAAAAGACAAATAATAGAAGTAAACGCCCGGATTTGGTAGCTCGTACCCGCACTCCCGATGTGTTGTTTCAAGCGCACTCAGCCGCTTTGGGTTTGCAGTTTTATGACGGTAATACATTTCCCGCCAAATATCGTCATGGTGCTTTTGTGGCTTTTCGTGGTTCTTGGAACCGCGATCGCGGTACTGGTTACAAGGTTGTGTTTGTTCCCTTCGATGCTCAAGGGCGATCGCCTAACTATTATGAAGATTTTCTCACCGGATTTCTGCTGAATCCATCTGTACCTACTACCTGGGGAAGACCTGTAGGTTTATTAGTGTTACCTGATGGTAGTCTCTTAGTCACAGAAGAAGCTAATAACCGCATTTATCGGATTCAGTACACAGGAAAATAG
- a CDS encoding phosphomannose isomerase type II C-terminal cupin domain, whose product MTQNENNPLPLSHGGARYWGNVDVIEEGEGYRISRVEIKPRHGIKPQIHYHRHEHWVVVAGVAKVTCGDEEILLNRNESTYVPAATLHKVENPGHIPLVILEIQNGEYLGEDDTERPYDLNLLKAVVEI is encoded by the coding sequence ATGACTCAAAATGAGAATAATCCTCTACCTTTGTCACATGGTGGTGCAAGATATTGGGGTAATGTTGATGTCATCGAAGAAGGCGAAGGTTATAGAATTAGTCGAGTGGAAATTAAGCCTAGACACGGCATCAAACCACAAATACATTACCATCGTCATGAGCATTGGGTTGTGGTCGCAGGAGTTGCGAAGGTGACTTGTGGAGATGAAGAAATTTTACTCAATCGTAACGAATCAACTTATGTTCCTGCAGCTACACTCCACAAGGTAGAAAATCCTGGACATATTCCGCTGGTAATTTTGGAAATTCAAAATGGTGAGTATTTAGGTGAGGATGATACAGAACGTCCTTATGATTTAAATTTGCTTAAAGCTGTAGTAGAAATTTAG
- a CDS encoding NACHT domain-containing protein, with amino-acid sequence MAKRSLQASSEGIRKAKQAFKRKGWTQEYLASAVGLETRQPIWKFFTGKPIDRQAFNEICFILELDPSEISQKPAINESISTEPTENPTHQLFDIDAVVQKLRAAHYDKIQSQCGSLHLLDIAQPIELNDLYIDVNILEEMTSKRWVENTNRLNYDASESDRFGLGKIRQKRVWGIEAFVQYSKLMLLGKPGAGKTTFLQSIAISCNQGFFQPDCLPIFITLKNFTDDTKGRSQINLFSYIYESFANFGITEQELITVLSHGKALILLDGLDEVAGEDCDEVIKSIRYFLDNFYRTRVVITCRIAAQSYKFYGFTEVEIADFTKTQIAAFAQKWFLTVAKNSHTEARALAQKFMQKLDLAENRQFLELATTPILLNLTCLLFQFIEDFPVARSELYRKGLELLLVRWDEARGIKRDQAYRDLSLLQKIKLLSRIAAITFAQGDYLLPEAKMRQLITDYLRHLPNATTDADALDLESVSILKAIEAQHGLLIERARGIYSFSHLTFQEYFTAREIVAHASTETLSELVNHLNEKRWREVFLLSVEILHPADELLKLMKQKINAAVNNDAKLKNFLHWISRKTSAVNAPHHPASVRAFYFTLALPPEHPLACNQSLAISLDHQIASNLAVDLALDLALTHALSVSLAITADIFFQRFIALNLALDLEHLLKEQPSLQTALQDIKNLLPSANQGREALKIWWLTNGEIWIEKLRNLLINDRQIGQVWLFTPEEWPRLQQYWDDNQLLMNCLKGASNVTPDVQKSIENSLFAIEQL; translated from the coding sequence ATGGCAAAAAGATCGTTGCAAGCATCAAGTGAGGGGATTAGAAAAGCTAAACAAGCTTTTAAACGTAAAGGCTGGACGCAAGAATATCTAGCCAGTGCGGTAGGTTTAGAAACTCGTCAGCCTATTTGGAAGTTCTTCACTGGGAAACCGATTGACCGCCAAGCTTTCAACGAGATTTGTTTTATCTTAGAGTTAGACCCGTCGGAAATTTCACAAAAACCCGCTATCAATGAATCGATATCTACAGAACCAACAGAAAACCCTACTCATCAACTTTTCGATATCGATGCTGTAGTCCAAAAATTGCGGGCTGCTCACTATGATAAAATCCAATCCCAATGTGGAAGTTTACATCTTTTAGATATTGCTCAACCCATCGAATTAAACGACCTTTATATTGATGTCAATATTCTCGAAGAAATGACGAGCAAAAGATGGGTAGAAAATACAAATCGCCTAAATTATGATGCTAGTGAATCTGACAGATTCGGTCTAGGTAAAATCCGGCAAAAAAGAGTTTGGGGAATCGAAGCCTTCGTCCAATATTCTAAGTTGATGCTGCTGGGAAAACCCGGCGCTGGGAAGACTACATTTTTGCAATCAATTGCTATTAGTTGCAATCAAGGATTTTTTCAACCAGATTGCTTGCCAATTTTTATAACTCTGAAAAATTTTACTGATGATACTAAAGGGCGTAGTCAAATTAATTTATTCAGTTATATTTATGAAAGTTTCGCTAATTTTGGTATTACTGAACAAGAACTAATCACAGTATTATCTCATGGCAAAGCCCTAATTTTACTTGATGGATTAGATGAAGTTGCCGGCGAAGATTGCGACGAAGTAATTAAAAGTATTCGTTATTTTCTGGATAATTTTTATAGAACTAGGGTAGTTATTACTTGTCGTATCGCTGCTCAAAGTTACAAATTTTATGGTTTCACTGAAGTAGAAATTGCCGATTTTACTAAAACACAAATTGCTGCTTTCGCTCAAAAATGGTTTTTGACAGTTGCGAAAAATTCGCATACAGAAGCTAGAGCTTTAGCGCAGAAGTTCATGCAAAAACTAGATTTAGCTGAAAATCGGCAGTTTCTGGAGTTAGCAACCACACCAATTTTACTCAATCTGACGTGTTTGTTGTTTCAATTTATAGAAGATTTTCCTGTTGCTCGCTCTGAGCTATATAGAAAAGGATTAGAACTATTACTAGTACGCTGGGATGAAGCTAGGGGAATTAAACGAGATCAAGCGTATCGTGATTTGTCATTATTGCAGAAAATTAAACTTCTGAGTCGCATTGCTGCAATTACCTTTGCTCAAGGAGATTACTTGCTACCGGAAGCGAAAATGCGACAACTTATTACTGATTATCTACGACATTTACCTAATGCAACTACTGATGCAGATGCTTTAGATTTAGAAAGTGTCTCCATCTTAAAGGCGATAGAGGCTCAACATGGGTTATTAATTGAACGAGCTAGAGGAATTTACTCGTTTTCCCATTTGACTTTTCAAGAGTACTTTACTGCTAGAGAAATTGTCGCTCATGCTAGTACAGAAACATTGTCAGAATTAGTCAATCACTTAAATGAAAAACGTTGGCGAGAAGTTTTTTTATTAAGTGTGGAAATTTTGCATCCTGCGGATGAATTATTAAAATTAATGAAGCAAAAAATAAATGCTGCTGTTAACAATGATGCCAAGTTAAAAAACTTTTTGCATTGGATATCCCGTAAAACTTCAGCGGTCAATGCACCTCATCATCCAGCTAGTGTCCGCGCATTTTATTTTACTTTAGCTCTACCCCCAGAACATCCTTTAGCCTGTAACCAAAGTTTAGCTATATCTTTAGACCATCAAATTGCTAGTAATCTCGCTGTTGATTTAGCGCTAGATTTAGCACTGACTCACGCTTTATCTGTGAGTTTAGCTATAACTGCTGATATCTTTTTTCAACGGTTCATAGCTCTCAATCTAGCTCTTGATCTTGAGCATTTATTAAAAGAGCAACCATCTTTACAAACAGCGCTACAAGATATTAAAAATCTTTTACCTTCAGCGAATCAAGGTAGAGAAGCATTAAAAATTTGGTGGTTAACTAACGGAGAAATTTGGATTGAAAAATTGCGGAATTTGCTGATTAATGATCGCCAAATTGGTCAAGTTTGGTTATTCACTCCAGAAGAGTGGCCGCGTTTGCAGCAGTACTGGGATGATAACCAATTACTCATGAATTGCCTTAAAGGCGCTAGTAATGTCACTCCAGATGTGCAAAAATCAATAGAAAACAGCTTATTTGCGATTGAGCAACTATAA
- a CDS encoding two-component system response regulator encodes MTKILVIEDEELVRENLLDLLEAENFDTIAAPNGQIGVNLAFSEFPDLILCDVMMPEIDGYRVLSTLRQDPITATIPFIFLTAKSAKSDFRQGMDMGADDYLTKPFTRAELLSAIMNRLEKQATLKKYLLTTQTALKTLSPRMQLLEMNLSRIVQEKKFQEFELSYQPIIDIASGKIIAAENLLGWLNPELGLVNFSEFSPIAEAAGLIVPINNWILENVCQQINIWRHYARLFALTININVSGHLFNQPNFFQQVTQLLESYNLAPQDIGIELNESVVMQDINSAVTTMTKLQSLGVKITIDEFGMGYSSLANLQELPINTLKIGRYFIHNITSNSEKSEITKSLIKMCHRLKLEIVAEGVETEAELSFLRENNCDAVQGALLSRPLPASELENFF; translated from the coding sequence ATGACAAAAATTTTAGTAATTGAAGATGAAGAATTAGTCAGAGAAAACCTTTTAGATTTACTTGAAGCCGAAAATTTTGATACGATAGCCGCCCCTAATGGACAAATCGGAGTAAATTTAGCATTTTCAGAATTTCCCGATTTAATTTTATGCGACGTGATGATGCCAGAAATTGATGGCTATCGAGTTTTATCAACCTTACGACAAGACCCAATCACCGCAACCATTCCTTTCATTTTTCTGACTGCTAAATCCGCTAAATCTGACTTTCGCCAAGGAATGGATATGGGTGCAGATGACTATCTCACCAAGCCCTTTACGCGGGCAGAATTATTGAGCGCGATTATGAATCGTCTGGAAAAACAAGCTACCTTAAAAAAATATTTATTAACCACTCAAACTGCATTGAAGACATTATCGCCAAGAATGCAGTTATTAGAAATGAATTTATCTCGAATTGTCCAAGAAAAGAAATTCCAAGAATTTGAGTTATCTTATCAACCAATTATAGATATTGCTTCTGGTAAAATAATTGCAGCAGAAAATTTATTAGGTTGGCTAAATCCTGAATTAGGTTTAGTAAATTTCTCAGAGTTCAGTCCTATAGCCGAAGCAGCAGGTCTAATTGTTCCAATTAATAACTGGATTTTAGAGAATGTCTGCCAACAAATTAATATTTGGCGTCACTATGCTAGATTGTTTGCCTTAACTATTAATATTAATGTTTCAGGGCATTTATTTAATCAACCAAACTTTTTTCAACAAGTAACACAACTCTTGGAAAGCTATAATTTAGCGCCGCAAGATATAGGTATAGAACTGAATGAAAGTGTGGTTATGCAAGATATTAACAGTGCTGTCACCACCATGACTAAATTACAATCCCTAGGGGTGAAAATCACAATTGATGAATTTGGCATGGGTTATTCTTCCTTGGCTAATCTGCAAGAATTACCAATTAACACCTTGAAAATTGGACGATATTTTATTCATAATATAACTAGCAACTCAGAAAAATCAGAAATTACTAAATCCTTGATTAAAATGTGTCATCGCCTCAAACTGGAGATAGTTGCTGAAGGCGTAGAGACAGAAGCAGAACTATCTTTTCTCCGGGAAAATAACTGTGACGCAGTACAAGGTGCTTTATTAAGTCGTCCATTACCAGCATCTGAGCTAGAAAATTTTTTCTAA
- a CDS encoding tetratricopeptide repeat protein, translating into MPAIAEAQVLVAQARNPELTQLLEQGRRLVDAGDYNGAIAVYQQATSLDPKNAKIHSGIGYLYAQQGNFPAALAAYRRALALNPNNGEFYYAVGYIKGNLGDTPGAKEAYRRAIQLNRNNTNAYLGLGVMQARMGDYEAAMWAYEQAINLDRNNAQTYELMASMYKQRRQTKQAGNLLAKARDLYQRRNDQDGVARVEALLRELGG; encoded by the coding sequence ATGCCCGCAATAGCTGAAGCGCAGGTGTTGGTTGCACAAGCGAGAAACCCAGAGCTAACGCAACTGCTGGAACAAGGAAGAAGACTAGTGGATGCGGGTGACTATAATGGGGCGATCGCAGTTTATCAACAAGCAACTAGTCTCGATCCTAAAAACGCTAAAATTCATTCTGGGATCGGCTATTTATACGCTCAACAAGGTAATTTTCCAGCAGCGCTAGCAGCCTATCGTCGCGCTCTCGCTCTTAACCCTAATAATGGTGAATTTTATTACGCTGTCGGCTACATCAAAGGCAATTTGGGAGACACCCCAGGAGCCAAAGAAGCCTATCGCCGAGCCATACAGCTAAACCGCAACAACACTAATGCGTATTTAGGATTGGGCGTTATGCAAGCCCGCATGGGAGATTATGAAGCAGCAATGTGGGCTTATGAACAAGCAATTAATTTAGATCGAAACAACGCCCAAACTTATGAGTTAATGGCTTCTATGTACAAACAAAGACGCCAAACTAAGCAAGCAGGTAACTTATTAGCAAAAGCCCGTGACTTATACCAACGACGAAATGATCAAGATGGCGTCGCTAGAGTCGAAGCCTTGCTGCGAGAATTAGGAGGCTAA
- a CDS encoding peptidoglycan-binding domain-containing protein, whose translation MRLQDFLGTQTKWNFEAVADDADLTRQIQLQLINLGLLEPPADGRFGPISAAALKKFQEITKSGEPDFLGPITAKNLIETKPDEIPQPPLKLGNDIASRIVKYMQAKDYQVFSRSREYNIVYVEGMSGDWTLNGDRANEFNDRRIVIEVVEGVPKIVDHWQATTEPGRFYTINPMNPKGAARIKFDQYKSWRVGFHGNADRHEALIQVAPITVHRDFNEDFKRTGDKLDTGLFMVNQHWGYDAPANDIKNASAGCLVGRTRQGHREFMAIIKQDRRYQTNDEYIFYTTVIPGDDLVKSFPG comes from the coding sequence ATGAGACTACAAGATTTTCTAGGGACACAGACTAAATGGAATTTTGAAGCCGTCGCCGATGACGCAGATTTAACTCGTCAGATCCAACTTCAATTAATTAACTTGGGTTTGTTAGAACCTCCAGCCGATGGGAGATTTGGCCCTATCTCCGCAGCGGCTCTCAAAAAGTTTCAAGAAATCACCAAAAGTGGGGAACCTGACTTTTTAGGCCCAATCACAGCGAAAAATCTCATTGAAACCAAACCAGATGAAATACCTCAACCTCCATTAAAACTTGGCAATGACATTGCCAGTCGGATTGTGAAATACATGCAGGCAAAAGACTATCAAGTATTCTCTAGGTCTAGAGAATACAACATTGTTTATGTTGAGGGGATGAGTGGAGATTGGACTCTCAACGGAGATAGAGCTAATGAATTCAATGATCGACGGATTGTTATTGAAGTCGTAGAAGGCGTGCCCAAAATTGTCGATCACTGGCAAGCAACTACAGAACCAGGTAGATTCTACACGATCAATCCCATGAATCCCAAAGGAGCAGCCAGAATTAAATTTGATCAATACAAATCTTGGCGAGTAGGATTCCACGGTAACGCCGATCGTCACGAAGCATTAATACAAGTTGCACCCATCACAGTTCATCGAGATTTCAATGAAGACTTTAAACGCACAGGAGACAAACTAGATACTGGTCTGTTCATGGTAAATCAACACTGGGGCTATGATGCTCCAGCCAACGATATCAAAAACGCCAGTGCTGGTTGTTTGGTGGGGCGCACACGACAAGGACATCGAGAATTTATGGCGATTATTAAACAAGACCGTCGCTATCAAACCAATGACGAATATATTTTCTACACCACAGTTATTCCAGGAGACGATTTAGTTAAGTCTTTCCCTGGATAG